A window from Primulina eburnea isolate SZY01 chromosome 2, ASM2296580v1, whole genome shotgun sequence encodes these proteins:
- the LOC140818928 gene encoding carboxylesterase 1: MANMPPIDPNVDPYGYLGIHKNPDNSITRAVELFLNSPACSDPNLPVLSKDITINPASNTWARVYLPKQYCDSNPKVKLPLLVYYHGGGFILCSTANSRLHEFCSDLACYTPVIVVSVEYRLAPEHRLPAAYDDGIEALHWIKTTNDEWLTEFADFSRCFLMGGSAGGNIAYHVGLRAASSGGDLWPLKIQGLVLQQPFFGGVERTASEVRLTNDKILPCGVSDVMWELALPLGVDRDHKYSNPRVDIQAEAFEEMKSQDWRVLVTGCEGDPLIDRQRDVMNLLEENGVQVVGRFDEGGCHGIDFFDKSRSKISAQFLGDFIGFPV; encoded by the coding sequence ATGGCCAATATGCCACCGATAGATCCCAACGTTGACCCCTACGGCTACCTCGGAATCCACAAAAATCCCGACAATTCGATCACACGGGCTGTGGAACTTTTCCTGAATTCTCCCGCCTGTTCCGATCCCAACCTTCCCGTCCTCAGTAAGGACATTACGATCAATCCAGCAAGTAATACCTGGGCTCGCGTGTATTTGCCTAAACAATATTGCGATTCCAATCCCAAGGTTAAGCTACCACTCCTAGTGTACTATCATGGCGGAGGATTCATTTTATGCAGCACAGCGAACTCCAGGCTCCACGAGTTTTGCTCAGACCTCGCATGCTATACCCCGGTGATAGTCGTGTCGGTGGAGTACCGCCTCGCGCCGGAGCACCGCCTCCCCGCCGCGTACGACGACGGGATCGAGGCGTTGCACTGGATCAAAACCACAAACGACGAGTGGCTGACGGAGTTCGCCGACTTCTCACGGTGTTTCCTAATGGGCGGGAGCGCCGGCGGCAACATAGCGTACCACGTCGGGTTACGTGCAGCCTCGAGCGGCGGAGATCTGTGGCCGCTGAAGATCCAAGGGCTGGTGTTGCAGCAACCATTCTTCGGTGGGGTGGAAAGGACAGCATCCGAAGTAAGGCTGACGAATGACAAAATTCTTCCATGTGGTGTATCGGATGTGATGTGGGAATTAGCGTTGCCGTTGGGAGTTGACCGCGATCACAAGTATTCCAATCCAAGGGTTGATATTCAGGCAGAGGCGTTTGAGGAAATGAAGAGCCAGGACTGGAGGGTTTTGGTGACGGGATGTGAGGGAGATCCGTTGATCGATAGACAGAGGGATGTGATGAATTTATTGGAGGAGAATGGAGTACAAGTTGTCGGGAGGTTTGATGAAGGAGGCTGTCATGGG